One window of the Prionailurus bengalensis isolate Pbe53 chromosome E1, Fcat_Pben_1.1_paternal_pri, whole genome shotgun sequence genome contains the following:
- the THRA gene encoding thyroid hormone receptor alpha yields MEQKPSKVECGSDPEENSARSPDGKRKRKNGQCSLKTSMSGYIPSYLDKDEQCVVCGDKATGYHYRCITCEGCKGFFRRTIQKNLHPTYSCKYDSCCVIDKITRNQCQLCRFKKCIAVGMAMDLVLDDSKRVAKRKLIEQNRERRRKEEMIRSLQQRPEPTPEEWDLIHVATEAHRSTNAQGSHWKQRRKFLPDDIGQSPIVSMPDGDKVDLEAFSEFTKIITPAITRVVDFAKKLPMFSELPCEDQIILLKGCCMEIMSLRAAVRYDPESDTLTLSGEMAVKREQLKNGGLGVVSDAIFELGKSLSAFNLDDTEVALLQAVLLMSTDRSGLLCVDKIEKSQEAYLLAFEHYVNHRKHNIPHFWPKLLMKVTDLRMIGACHASRFLHMKVECPTELFPPLFLEVFEDQEV; encoded by the exons ATGGAACAGAAGCCAAGCAAGGTGGAGTGTGGGTCAGACCCAGAGGAGAACAG TGCCAGGTCACCAGATGGAAAGCGAAAAAGAAAGAACGGCCAATGTTCCCTGAAAACCAGCATGTCAG ggtATATCCCTAGTTACCTGGACAAAGACGAGCAGTGTGTCGTGTGTGGGGACAAGGCAACCGGTTATCACTATCGCTGCATCACTTGTGAGGGCTGCAAG ggcTTCTTTCGCCGCACAATCCAGAAGAACCTCCATCCCACCTACTCCTGCAAATATGACAGCTGCTGTGTCATTGACAAGATCACCCGCAACCAGTGCCAGCTGTGTCGCTTCAAGAAGTGCATCGCCGTGGGCATGGCCATGGACT TGGTTCTAGATGACTCAAAGCGGGTGGCCAAGCGCAAGCTGATCGAGCAGAACCGGGAGCGGCGACGAAAGGAAGAGATGATCCGATCACTGCAGCAGCGACCGGAGCCCACTCCGGAAGAGTGGGACCTGATCCATGTTGCCACAGAGGCCCATCGCAGCACGAATGCCCAGGGCAGCCATTGGAAGCAGAGACGGAAATTCCTG CCGGATGACATCGGCCAGTCACCCATAGTCTCCATGCCGGATGGAGACAAGGTGGACCTAGAGGCCTTCAGCGAGTTTACCAAGATCATCACCCCGGCCATCACCCGTGTGGTGGACTTTGCCAAAAAACTGCCCATGTTCTCCGAG CTGCCTTGCGAAGACCAGATCATCCTCCTGAAGGGGTGCTGCATGGAGATCATGTCCCTGCGGGCGGCTGTCCGCTATGACCCCGAAAGCGACACCCTGACGCTGAGTGGGGAGATGGCCGTCAAGCGGGAGCAGCTCAAGAATGGTGGCCTGGGCGTAGTCTCCGACGCCATCTTTGAACTGGGCAAGTCACTCTCTGCCTTTAACCTGGATGATACGGAAGTGGCTCTGCTGCAGGCTGTGCTGCTAATGTCAACAG ACCGCTCGGGCCTGCTGTGTGTGGACAAGATCGAGAAGAGTCAGGAGGCGTACCTGCTGGCGTTCGAGCACTACGTGAACCACCGCAAACACAACATTCCGCACTTCTGGCCCAAGCTGCTGATGAAGGTGACTGACCTCCGCATGATCGGGGCCTGCCACGCCAGCCGCTTCCTCCACATGAAAGTCGAGTGCCCCACCGAACTGTTCCCCCCACTCTTCCTCGAGGTCTTTGAGGATCAGGAAGTCTAA